A window of Halichoerus grypus chromosome 12, mHalGry1.hap1.1, whole genome shotgun sequence contains these coding sequences:
- the ATP6V1F gene encoding V-type proton ATPase subunit F: MAGRGKLIAVIGDEDTVTGFLLGGIGELNKNRQPNFLVVEKDTTINEIEDTFRQFLNRDDIGIILINQYIAEMVRHALDAHQRSIPAVLEIPSKEHPYDATKDSILRRARGMFTAEDLR, from the exons ATGGCGGGTAGGGGGAAGCTAATTGCGGTGATCGGAGACGAGGACACGGTGACTGGCTTCCTGCTGGGCGGCATAGGGGAGCTTAACAAGAACCGCCAGCCTAATTTCCTGGTGGTGGAGAAGGATACAACCATCAATGAGATCGAAGACACTTTCCG GCAGTTTCTAAACCGGGATGACATCGGCATTATCCTCATCAACCAATACATCGCAGAGATGGTGCGGCACGCGCTCGACGCCCACCAGCGCTCCATTCCAGCCGTTCTGGAGATCCCGTCCAAGGAGCACCCCTATGATGCCACCAAGGACTCCATCCTGCGCAGGGCAAGGGGCATGTTCACGGCCGAGGACCTGCGCTAG